A region of the Methylobacterium nodulans ORS 2060 genome:
CTGGAAGACCTCGCGGCAGCCGTGGCGGTATGGCGTCACGCGGAGGGCCGCGCCGCCTGAGGGCGCGGCCCTCCGCTCAGTGCAGGGGCCGTGCCGGTCCGGCGGGCCGGGTCTCCATCCGGTCGAGCTGCCGGAGCGCCTCGAGGATGGCATCGACGGAGACCGGAGAGGCTGTTCCCGGCAGGTGCCGCAAGCCCGGGTCCGAATCGACGGCGTGGGCATCGGAGGCCCAGTCCGCCAGGATGGCGCGCTTCTCCGGCGGGGTCAGATGAGGCGCCGCCAGGACCGCGGCGGGATCGGCGAAGGCCCATGCGAGGCCGGCCGTCTCCGCTTGTGTCGTGTCGCTGCGCGTGAGGTTCGGATGCATCTCGCCGCCTCGCTCCTCACGCGGCCTCGGCGCGGCCTTCGATCCGGGCCGGGGCTGGCGACCCGGCGCCGATCGGGATGCGGCGCGGCTTCAGCGCCTCCGGCACCTCGCGCACGAGATCGATCACCAGGAGGCCGTGATCGAGGCTGGCGCCGGTGACGGAGACGTGATCGGCGAGGTTGAAGGTCTGGCGGAAGCTGCGCCCGGCGATGCCGCGGTGCAGGAACTGTCGGCTCTCGTCGGACTCGTTCTTCTGGCCGGTGACGAGGAGCGTGGTTCCGGTTTGCGTCAGCGTGATCTCGTCCGGGCCGAACCCGGCCACCGCCATGGTGATCCGGTAGCTTTCCGCGGCGGTCTTCTCGATGTTGTAGGGCGGCCAGCCGGTCATCGGCTCGACCCGGCTCGTCTGCTCCAT
Encoded here:
- a CDS encoding Hsp20 family protein, whose amino-acid sequence is MRTTDIAPLYRLTVGFDRLLDLMEQTSRVEPMTGWPPYNIEKTAAESYRITMAVAGFGPDEITLTQTGTTLLVTGQKNESDESRQFLHRGIAGRSFRQTFNLADHVSVTGASLDHGLLVIDLVREVPEALKPRRIPIGAGSPAPARIEGRAEAA